A window from uncultured Desulfobacter sp. encodes these proteins:
- a CDS encoding beta-ketoacyl-[acyl-carrier-protein] synthase family protein: MASGAYIAAMGIISALGTGTDSTYQALKRGESGLASVDFFQLNRPDFPKVGMVPGTIKDTLPRTHELARIAAGQIMEQCCLVPDAVVLGATTGGMLTCETLLKAEATDPNLFRHHGLGTVAEEIADLMACTGPAITVSTACSSGNAALTIALEMIRSGQAQTVLAGGADALCRMTCFGFQSLQVVDPAGARPFDAKRAGMSVAEGAGLLMLVAQRPEYPIAVLSGGGLSCDAYHASAPHPEGNGAYEAMAKAMDDAGVTPEQIDYISLHGTGTEANDKAEAMAVNRLFAANKPAASSVKGATGHPMAAAGAIEAVISAIAVSKGIIPGNTGFSSPDPELNFIPVPSPKQQPVHRVLSNTFGFGGNNAAIVISEADAQSSKTCSRGVKEFEKPQMTPMSVLGYACVTGAGTTAETLDAFNTGESLAGMIPDKILTDLLTLKKVRRMKRFSRLMVALAVLAKKDTPSDITPAAIIGGTGWGSLSETWDFLTRLFKGNEKSSSPIDFVGSVHNAALGHVAMELGAKEANIATTGGDASFEQALWTAATLGQKDTAPMMVMGGDEHHPDLSFRFDSSVVAEDQATDGGGALILSPGTILGKPTVTPRLFVKNDDGLDPAEALAALIDALPDFNDRYGAVIAGIPRACAVRGNALTNALSNALSSSIPILDYRRQTGQFATAPAVATVLAVNAVENNKLPDRNAPGQHIDLQGRGILLLGLGRYLTAVEVMPPGKF, encoded by the coding sequence ATGGCATCAGGTGCCTATATTGCTGCAATGGGAATTATATCCGCTTTAGGGACAGGGACGGACAGCACTTACCAGGCCCTTAAACGTGGCGAATCCGGCCTGGCTTCCGTGGATTTTTTTCAACTCAACCGGCCGGATTTTCCCAAGGTGGGTATGGTTCCGGGGACAATTAAAGATACGCTTCCCCGAACCCACGAACTTGCCCGGATTGCTGCCGGTCAGATCATGGAGCAATGCTGCCTGGTCCCGGATGCCGTTGTTTTAGGGGCCACCACCGGGGGCATGCTGACCTGTGAAACCCTGCTCAAGGCCGAAGCAACCGATCCAAATCTTTTTCGGCACCATGGCCTGGGCACGGTAGCAGAGGAGATTGCCGATCTTATGGCCTGCACAGGTCCCGCCATCACCGTGTCCACAGCCTGCTCTTCGGGGAATGCAGCCCTGACCATTGCGTTGGAGATGATCCGGTCGGGCCAGGCCCAAACCGTTCTGGCCGGGGGGGCGGATGCGTTGTGCCGGATGACCTGCTTTGGATTTCAGTCCCTGCAGGTGGTTGACCCTGCCGGGGCCCGGCCCTTTGATGCAAAGCGGGCCGGCATGAGTGTTGCCGAAGGGGCCGGCCTGCTGATGCTTGTCGCCCAGAGGCCTGAATATCCCATTGCAGTACTGTCCGGCGGCGGCCTCTCCTGTGATGCCTACCACGCATCAGCCCCGCATCCCGAAGGAAACGGGGCGTATGAAGCCATGGCAAAGGCCATGGATGACGCCGGGGTAACGCCTGAACAGATTGATTATATCAGCCTTCACGGCACAGGCACCGAGGCGAACGACAAAGCCGAGGCCATGGCCGTGAACCGGCTTTTTGCCGCCAACAAACCCGCAGCATCCTCGGTGAAAGGCGCCACAGGCCACCCCATGGCCGCTGCCGGGGCCATTGAGGCGGTGATTTCAGCCATTGCCGTATCCAAAGGGATCATTCCCGGCAATACCGGGTTCAGTTCTCCAGACCCGGAACTAAATTTTATTCCGGTGCCAAGCCCCAAACAGCAGCCCGTTCACAGGGTGTTATCCAATACCTTTGGATTTGGCGGAAATAATGCGGCGATTGTGATATCAGAAGCAGACGCCCAGAGTTCCAAAACCTGCAGCAGGGGCGTGAAAGAGTTTGAAAAACCCCAAATGACTCCCATGTCGGTTCTTGGCTACGCCTGTGTAACAGGTGCCGGCACCACCGCCGAAACCCTGGATGCATTTAATACGGGTGAATCCCTGGCAGGCATGATCCCAGACAAAATCTTGACGGACCTGCTCACCTTGAAAAAAGTACGGCGCATGAAACGATTCTCCCGCCTGATGGTGGCCCTGGCAGTCCTGGCAAAAAAAGATACGCCGTCCGATATAACGCCGGCAGCGATCATCGGGGGCACCGGATGGGGGTCACTGTCTGAAACCTGGGACTTTCTCACACGGCTTTTCAAAGGCAATGAAAAATCCTCCAGCCCCATTGATTTTGTAGGCTCGGTCCACAACGCCGCCCTGGGCCATGTGGCCATGGAACTGGGTGCAAAAGAGGCAAACATCGCCACCACCGGCGGGGATGCGTCCTTTGAACAGGCACTGTGGACAGCCGCAACGCTGGGGCAAAAAGACACTGCTCCCATGATGGTCATGGGCGGAGATGAGCACCATCCGGATCTCTCTTTCAGATTTGACTCGTCCGTGGTCGCAGAAGACCAGGCTACCGACGGCGGCGGCGCATTGATACTTAGCCCGGGAACAATTCTCGGCAAACCCACAGTAACCCCACGACTGTTCGTAAAAAATGACGATGGCCTTGACCCCGCAGAAGCCCTGGCAGCTCTCATTGACGCACTGCCGGATTTCAACGACAGATATGGTGCCGTCATTGCAGGTATCCCCCGGGCATGTGCCGTCCGGGGAAACGCCTTGACGAACGCGCTGTCCAACGCATTGTCATCATCCATCCCCATCCTGGATTACCGCCGGCAAACCGGGCAGTTTGCCACAGCCCCGGCGGTTGCCACCGTTCTGGCCGTGAATGCCGTGGAAAACAACAAATTACCTGACCGCAATGCCCCGGGACAACACATAGACCTTCAAGGCCGGGGCATACTTCTTTTAGGCCTTGGCCGGTACCTCACCGCCGTTGAGGTGATGCCCCCAGGCAAATTTTAG
- a CDS encoding isoprenylcysteine carboxylmethyltransferase family protein, with product MNFILFIIISLILVWISRHPLKNYRSHGFYRFFAFEGITALLALNQPYWFNDPFSPRQILSWALLICSIVFVLFAVRLLRTLGGHNRRNDMPENFNFENTAHIVDTGLYRFIRHPMYTSLLLLNWGAFLKHISPLTLTISVATTLFLIAAAKVEEKENQIFFGNAYTEYCSRSKMFIPFLF from the coding sequence ATGAATTTCATTCTTTTTATTATCATCAGCCTGATTCTGGTGTGGATTTCCCGGCACCCCCTGAAAAATTACCGCAGCCACGGCTTTTACCGATTCTTTGCCTTTGAAGGCATTACCGCCCTGCTGGCATTGAATCAACCCTACTGGTTCAACGATCCTTTTTCACCGCGGCAAATCCTTTCCTGGGCATTGCTCATCTGCTCCATTGTTTTTGTTTTGTTCGCAGTGAGACTGCTTCGCACCCTGGGAGGCCACAACCGACGCAATGATATGCCTGAAAATTTTAATTTTGAAAATACGGCGCATATTGTTGATACAGGCTTGTACCGGTTTATCCGCCATCCCATGTATACATCGCTGCTGCTGTTGAACTGGGGGGCGTTTTTAAAGCACATCTCCCCCTTAACGTTAACCATCAGTGTAGCAACGACATTATTTCTTATTGCCGCAGCCAAAGTGGAAGAAAAAGAAAATCAAATATTTTTTGGAAACGCCTACACCGAGTATTGCAGCAGATCAAAGATGTTCATCCCATTTTTATTTTAA
- a CDS encoding radical SAM protein: MKTVSSLLDPEWYARYKAISKLNIRSSIYDVTNRCNLRCKGCFFFSSGEHEAAKEQMDLSEWEGFIDREKERGVNLAILIGGEPTLCLDRVEAFYDRMPTFMATNGLIKVPRERFPDMMVGISLWGSSDDETTLRGKDTFATSSRHYEGDPHVYYLLTITPRLVGHIEPIVQKIRNVGVKVHMQLLSNDEGVDGFSWTNQELSNVRQEMDELLDRYPDTVVSAKYYHKIITTGTMLGRPFGWPECPSVTQPLDDRKNNPKRLTNFIRWASDLKTMHRCCTSETRDCKTCKDGAAHMSWVMVNKRAHMNTTEDLQNWITVYEMFAKLYQFIPW; encoded by the coding sequence ATGAAAACAGTTAGTTCTCTTTTGGACCCAGAGTGGTATGCACGATATAAAGCCATCTCCAAGCTCAACATACGAAGTTCCATCTATGATGTAACCAACCGGTGTAACCTGCGCTGCAAAGGCTGCTTCTTCTTTTCATCCGGTGAACACGAGGCGGCAAAAGAGCAGATGGATCTTTCAGAATGGGAAGGCTTTATTGACCGGGAAAAGGAACGTGGCGTCAACCTTGCCATTCTCATCGGCGGAGAACCCACCCTCTGCCTGGACCGGGTCGAGGCGTTTTATGACCGCATGCCCACCTTTATGGCCACCAACGGGCTGATCAAAGTCCCCCGGGAACGTTTTCCCGATATGATGGTGGGCATTTCCCTGTGGGGCAGCAGTGACGACGAAACGACATTACGGGGAAAAGACACCTTTGCCACATCCAGCCGCCACTACGAAGGCGATCCCCATGTGTATTATCTCTTGACCATTACCCCCAGACTTGTGGGGCACATTGAGCCCATCGTCCAGAAAATCCGGAATGTCGGCGTCAAAGTGCATATGCAGCTGCTGTCCAACGACGAAGGCGTGGACGGATTCAGCTGGACAAACCAGGAGCTTTCGAATGTGCGCCAGGAGATGGACGAGTTGCTGGACCGTTACCCCGATACAGTGGTCTCGGCAAAATACTACCACAAGATCATCACCACAGGCACCATGCTGGGCCGGCCCTTTGGATGGCCGGAGTGTCCGTCGGTCACCCAGCCCCTGGACGATAGAAAAAATAATCCCAAACGGCTGACCAACTTCATTCGCTGGGCCTCGGACCTTAAAACCATGCACCGCTGCTGCACATCCGAAACCCGGGACTGCAAGACCTGCAAAGACGGGGCCGCCCATATGAGCTGGGTCATGGTCAATAAACGGGCCCACATGAACACCACCGAAGATCTGCAAAACTGGATAACGGTGTATGAAATGTTCGCCAAACTCTATCAGTTCATTCCATGGTAA
- a CDS encoding acyl-CoA thioesterase — translation MVKKTKEEKAVYKHFETAHKVPFHDMDPMHVMWHGNYYKYFDVTRFDLFKAAGVDLYEYSFAKGVSFPVSRSSIKHIAPLKFHDEFICRATVTEAEYKIGIDFEIRLKETGQICARGKSEQVAVRVPEMTLLFRIPEDITSALLV, via the coding sequence ATGGTAAAAAAAACAAAAGAAGAAAAAGCGGTTTACAAGCATTTTGAAACGGCGCACAAAGTGCCCTTCCACGACATGGACCCCATGCATGTGATGTGGCACGGCAACTATTATAAATACTTTGATGTGACCCGGTTCGATCTGTTTAAGGCCGCAGGCGTTGACCTGTATGAATACTCCTTTGCAAAAGGGGTCAGTTTTCCGGTAAGCCGCTCATCCATCAAACATATTGCCCCTTTAAAATTCCATGACGAATTCATCTGCAGAGCCACCGTAACCGAGGCTGAATACAAAATCGGCATTGATTTTGAAATCCGGCTCAAAGAGACAGGGCAGATCTGTGCCCGGGGCAAAAGCGAACAGGTGGCGGTGCGCGTACCCGAAATGACGCTGTTGTTCAGAATCCCCGAGGATATCACCTCAGCACTTCTGGTATGA
- a CDS encoding DegV family protein, producing MAKDPFACTDTQPIINALAVGYERIVAWADLLDQVNVFPVHDSDTGKNMKISLAPFKGIGPGNGNGKTTPNGVFDALIHKLSMSAVGNSGNIAAAFFSGFLSHPGPASFPNAARQGLDMAMKAVADPSPGTMLDLFESQARFFDENAHDSKLHDAYFDTDELTERLRQSVLQTTTRLPALQKAGVVDAGALGMFLFLEGFLKALEDRQDQCIPVMDSFKDQLCVATGYTDTSEPAFCVDLQVRVDQGADTPDTLIKTLGDSIVTAHTDRSLKIHVHTRDQDALKQKVAEFGSITAWDAEPIMTQPQTAPHPSTPNTVGIITDAAGSITLERAAELGITLMDSFIVTDDGGCPETLADPARIYADMTQGKRIMTAQASVFQRHETFRRALAQFDQVLYLCVGSVYTGNYDVAVQWIANNGFSEQMRVVDTGAASGRLGLIAETVALAAGTLKTLEDLTAHALKIIKACDELLFLNQLKYLAMGGRMSKTGSVAGDMLSIRPVISPTETGARKLATVRNSDGQIRYAVNRLEREFEKTASPRILLEYSDNRAWVAASVMPHIRRACPRADVSLVPLSLTSGVHMGPGTWGMAFLPEDLTQRDRYESLFHQNDFQGESVMKVLLMSMPDVAPLVIHQEAVHFPNLGIASIGGNIHERHEVTIIDLIRKRRSIRAYLTKQITKLAPDIVGLSAMSWQWDTCCRIIRLVKDIRPSTKIVVGGYHATLMTREITESPEGELIDFIIQGEGEIPFQRLVEALDGRDKFQDIPSLTYKDGERFVTNPMGELQDLSQIKPPIRDKRRLTWGYHVMNMKAEVLETSRGCTRTCNFCSMKHMYGRTFRTYPIERVIADLDDIYYNKKTHLAFIVDDNLVLDTDRVMRLCDAIIRRGYRHLKLVVQADSLTMATNEEMIKKMAQAGFKSVFLGIENVSKTNLAAAGKGNIVEYSRKAVALCQKHGLMVIGGLIFGFPDDDEKAIIENYQFLKDINADAAYCQILTPYPKTGMREQLMTQGLITNPQDLKKYNGLWANVKTRHLSAEKLQYLFWYHRQTVLGWWDPSSRARGTGKLWTGIWTYMLKPIMQQQHARVLKRKGWDGIYKDVLKEQEEMNTFEGL from the coding sequence ATGGCAAAAGACCCTTTTGCATGCACTGACACACAACCTATTATCAACGCCCTTGCCGTCGGTTACGAAAGGATTGTGGCCTGGGCGGATCTGCTGGACCAGGTCAATGTCTTTCCGGTCCATGATTCAGATACCGGCAAAAATATGAAGATCAGCCTGGCGCCCTTTAAAGGGATTGGACCCGGCAATGGTAACGGTAAAACGACTCCAAACGGCGTCTTTGACGCACTGATTCACAAGTTGTCAATGTCGGCCGTCGGCAATTCAGGCAACATCGCAGCGGCCTTTTTTTCCGGCTTTTTGTCCCATCCAGGGCCCGCATCTTTTCCCAACGCAGCCAGACAGGGCTTAGACATGGCCATGAAGGCCGTGGCTGATCCCAGCCCCGGCACCATGCTGGACCTGTTTGAAAGCCAGGCCCGTTTTTTTGATGAAAATGCCCATGACAGCAAACTCCATGACGCATATTTTGATACCGATGAACTGACCGAGCGACTCAGGCAAAGTGTGCTCCAAACCACCACCCGGCTGCCTGCCCTGCAGAAAGCAGGTGTTGTGGATGCCGGGGCGTTGGGCATGTTTCTATTTCTGGAAGGATTTCTCAAAGCCCTTGAGGACCGCCAGGATCAATGTATCCCGGTCATGGATAGCTTCAAGGATCAACTCTGTGTGGCGACCGGCTACACGGACACTTCGGAACCGGCCTTTTGCGTGGATTTACAGGTACGGGTGGATCAAGGCGCCGACACCCCGGACACATTGATCAAGACCCTTGGTGACAGTATTGTTACGGCACACACGGACCGGTCCCTGAAAATCCATGTACACACCCGGGATCAGGATGCGCTCAAGCAAAAGGTCGCTGAATTCGGATCGATTACGGCCTGGGATGCCGAACCGATCATGACCCAACCACAGACGGCACCCCACCCATCCACACCAAACACTGTGGGCATCATCACCGATGCGGCAGGCTCCATCACCCTTGAACGGGCAGCCGAGCTTGGCATCACCCTCATGGACAGTTTCATTGTCACCGATGACGGCGGGTGCCCTGAAACCCTGGCAGACCCGGCCCGAATCTATGCAGACATGACCCAGGGCAAACGGATTATGACCGCCCAGGCGTCGGTATTCCAGCGTCACGAAACCTTCAGAAGGGCCTTGGCGCAATTCGACCAGGTCCTTTACCTGTGCGTGGGATCCGTGTATACAGGTAACTATGACGTTGCCGTCCAATGGATCGCGAACAACGGGTTTTCGGAACAAATGCGGGTTGTGGATACCGGTGCGGCATCGGGCAGGCTCGGCCTTATTGCCGAAACCGTTGCCCTGGCTGCCGGAACCCTGAAGACTCTTGAGGACCTCACGGCCCATGCGTTAAAAATTATCAAGGCCTGCGACGAACTGCTGTTCCTCAACCAGCTCAAATACCTGGCCATGGGCGGCAGGATGTCCAAAACGGGCAGTGTGGCCGGAGACATGCTCAGCATCCGGCCGGTCATCAGCCCGACTGAAACCGGCGCCCGCAAACTTGCCACCGTCAGAAACAGTGACGGCCAAATCCGCTATGCCGTCAACCGGCTTGAACGTGAATTTGAAAAAACCGCGTCACCAAGGATTCTTCTGGAATATTCCGACAACAGGGCATGGGTGGCAGCCTCGGTCATGCCCCACATACGCCGTGCCTGTCCCCGGGCAGACGTTTCCCTTGTCCCCTTGTCCTTGACCTCAGGGGTTCACATGGGACCGGGCACCTGGGGAATGGCATTTTTACCCGAAGACCTGACCCAAAGAGACAGATATGAAAGCCTTTTCCATCAAAATGATTTCCAAGGAGAATCTGTTATGAAAGTGCTTCTGATGTCCATGCCCGATGTGGCGCCCCTGGTCATTCACCAGGAAGCGGTCCATTTCCCCAACCTCGGCATTGCCAGCATCGGCGGCAATATCCACGAACGGCATGAGGTCACAATCATTGACCTGATCCGGAAACGCCGGTCCATCCGCGCCTACCTGACAAAACAGATCACAAAACTTGCGCCGGATATCGTGGGGCTTTCGGCCATGTCCTGGCAATGGGACACCTGCTGCCGGATTATCCGGTTGGTCAAAGATATCCGGCCCAGTACCAAAATTGTGGTGGGCGGCTACCATGCCACCCTGATGACCCGGGAGATTACGGAATCGCCGGAAGGCGAACTGATCGATTTCATTATCCAGGGAGAGGGAGAGATTCCGTTTCAACGGTTGGTGGAAGCCCTGGACGGCCGGGATAAATTTCAGGACATCCCCTCTTTAACCTATAAAGATGGGGAGAGATTCGTCACCAATCCCATGGGGGAGCTGCAGGACCTGTCCCAGATAAAACCGCCCATCCGGGACAAGCGCCGGCTGACCTGGGGGTATCATGTGATGAACATGAAGGCCGAGGTACTGGAAACCTCAAGGGGCTGCACCCGCACCTGCAACTTCTGCAGCATGAAGCACATGTACGGCCGGACCTTCAGAACCTACCCCATTGAACGGGTCATCGCCGACCTTGATGACATCTACTACAATAAAAAGACCCACCTGGCCTTTATTGTGGACGACAATCTGGTTCTGGATACGGACAGGGTCATGCGGCTGTGTGACGCCATCATCAGGCGGGGATACCGGCACCTGAAACTGGTGGTTCAGGCAGACAGTCTGACCATGGCCACCAATGAGGAGATGATCAAGAAAATGGCCCAGGCCGGGTTTAAGTCCGTATTTTTAGGCATTGAAAATGTCTCAAAGACCAATCTTGCCGCGGCAGGCAAAGGCAACATTGTGGAATATTCAAGAAAGGCTGTGGCCCTGTGCCAGAAACACGGCCTGATGGTCATCGGCGGCCTGATATTCGGATTTCCCGATGATGATGAAAAAGCCATCATTGAAAATTACCAGTTTTTAAAGGATATCAATGCCGATGCCGCCTATTGCCAGATTTTGACCCCCTATCCCAAAACAGGCATGCGCGAACAGCTGATGACCCAGGGACTGATCACCAATCCCCAGGATCTGAAAAAATATAACGGCCTGTGGGCCAATGTCAAAACCCGGCACCTGAGTGCCGAAAAACTACAATACCTGTTCTGGTATCACCGCCAGACCGTGCTGGGCTGGTGGGACCCGTCGTCCAGGGCCAGAGGAACCGGCAAATTATGGACCGGCATCTGGACATATATGTTGAAACCCATCATGCAGCAGCAGCATGCCAGGGTGCTTAAGCGGAAGGGCTGGGACGGTATTTATAAAGATGTATTGAAAGAGCAGGAAGAGATGAACACTTTCGAGGGTCTTTGA
- a CDS encoding phosphopantetheine-binding protein codes for MEKLISELKEKIVDTLGLTDVTPEDINEQDQLIGGPLGLDSIDVLEMVMMLENDYGVVIDNKELGETVFASLDSLAKYVNEHGKSGS; via the coding sequence ATGGAAAAACTGATTTCGGAACTGAAGGAAAAAATTGTCGACACATTGGGACTGACGGATGTTACCCCGGAGGATATCAATGAACAGGACCAGCTGATCGGGGGCCCCTTGGGACTTGATTCCATTGATGTCCTGGAGATGGTCATGATGCTGGAAAACGATTACGGAGTTGTCATCGACAACAAAGAGCTGGGAGAAACCGTATTTGCGAGCCTGGATTCTCTGGCCAAGTATGTTAATGAACACGGCAAATCCGGATCATGA
- a CDS encoding hydroxymyristoyl-ACP dehydratase — translation MIPAADMAGLSGAGYELTEINITQDSVITAQFIVKSGSPWFDGHFPDNPIVPGIAQMNMIFDLMQRTMGPGLKLDGFKRVRFKQLIRPDNPISVLVKPGKKSPNRFEYQLTTDQKIVCTGFIDICINQSAGPLGQGTPM, via the coding sequence ATGATTCCGGCCGCAGACATGGCAGGCCTAAGCGGTGCCGGATATGAGCTCACTGAAATCAATATAACCCAAGACTCGGTGATTACAGCTCAGTTCATCGTTAAATCCGGCTCACCCTGGTTTGACGGGCATTTCCCGGACAACCCCATTGTTCCGGGCATTGCCCAGATGAACATGATTTTTGACCTGATGCAGCGGACAATGGGGCCGGGCCTGAAACTTGACGGGTTCAAGCGGGTCCGATTTAAGCAGTTGATCCGACCGGACAACCCCATTTCAGTTTTGGTAAAACCAGGAAAAAAAAGTCCAAATCGTTTTGAATATCAGCTTACGACCGACCAAAAGATTGTCTGCACAGGATTTATTGATATCTGCATTAATCAGAGTGCGGGTCCCCTGGGACAGGGCACTCCCATGTAA
- a CDS encoding IS1634 family transposase translates to MYIRRTTIKSRKDGTQYYTYRLVESERTVKGVRQHTLLNLGSAFSLPREQWSELASRIQEIISGQEPLFEAPQEVEELAQNYAAQLIQAKKKTSEPTEPDYCQVDIDSMEVIRPRSISCEHVALEAFNALGLGEHLKKFGFNGPQLAAATGSIIGRMCRPASERATLHWLQDISGLGELIEYDFGKMNLYKMYSASDQLLKNKDAIERHLYLQEKKLFGFQETITLYDLTNTYFEGQSKRNKLGKRGHSKEKRSDCPLVTLALVLDSSGFPKCSKVFEGNISEAGTLANIISTMDAGRKSHDMFDASKATIVMDAGIASEENIKWINEKEYPYIVVSRRRHREFAEEESVVVKQDKNGTVKVQKVIDPESNEVQLFCHSEKREAKERAIQDRFTSGFEEALTYLASGLHIPRRMKKYHKVLEKIGRLKQRYSRVSGQYQINVVKDEQTDNATKLTWQRQTDQDNRNDLPGVYCLRTSHKDLDEKTLWQTYTMLTDLEAVFRSLKSELGIRPVFHQVTERVTGHLFISVLAYHLVHSVRYRLKQSQINSSWSQLRNQLEGQNRVTVSMQCKDGQTVHIRKSTRPEPRQQEIYKALEISLYPGPVIKNIFKQK, encoded by the coding sequence ATGTATATACGAAGGACGACTATCAAAAGCCGGAAAGACGGCACACAATATTATACCTACAGGCTGGTTGAGTCTGAACGTACCGTCAAAGGGGTACGCCAGCATACCCTGCTTAATCTGGGTTCGGCCTTCTCATTGCCAAGAGAACAGTGGTCGGAACTGGCCTCACGGATTCAAGAAATAATAAGCGGTCAAGAGCCACTATTTGAGGCGCCTCAAGAAGTTGAGGAACTGGCGCAAAACTATGCTGCTCAACTTATACAGGCTAAGAAGAAAACTTCTGAGCCGACAGAGCCTGATTATTGCCAGGTGGATATTGACAGCATGGAAGTAATCCGGCCTCGTAGCATCAGCTGTGAGCATGTGGCATTAGAAGCGTTTAACGCCCTGGGCTTGGGAGAGCATCTAAAAAAGTTTGGGTTCAATGGCCCACAGTTAGCTGCGGCTACCGGTAGCATTATTGGCCGTATGTGCCGACCGGCCAGTGAACGGGCAACGCTTCATTGGCTTCAGGATATTTCAGGGTTGGGCGAGTTAATAGAGTATGATTTCGGCAAGATGAATTTATACAAAATGTATTCAGCATCTGATCAACTTCTAAAAAATAAGGATGCAATAGAGAGGCATCTATATTTACAGGAGAAGAAGCTGTTTGGGTTCCAGGAGACCATCACGTTGTATGATTTGACCAATACCTATTTCGAAGGTCAAAGTAAGCGTAACAAGCTTGGAAAGCGTGGTCATTCGAAAGAAAAGCGATCAGATTGCCCGCTGGTAACCTTAGCCCTGGTGTTGGACAGCAGTGGTTTCCCAAAATGCAGCAAAGTATTTGAGGGCAATATCAGTGAAGCCGGTACCCTGGCTAACATAATCAGTACTATGGACGCCGGACGAAAATCACATGACATGTTTGATGCTTCCAAAGCCACAATTGTTATGGATGCAGGGATTGCATCCGAAGAGAATATCAAGTGGATTAATGAAAAGGAATATCCATATATCGTTGTCAGCCGACGACGGCACAGGGAATTTGCCGAGGAAGAGTCGGTAGTGGTCAAACAGGATAAAAACGGTACCGTAAAGGTGCAAAAGGTGATTGACCCTGAAAGCAATGAGGTGCAGTTGTTCTGCCACTCTGAAAAGCGTGAAGCAAAAGAGCGGGCCATCCAGGACCGTTTTACATCAGGCTTTGAGGAGGCACTCACGTATTTGGCCTCAGGTCTTCATATCCCACGACGCATGAAAAAATACCATAAGGTGTTGGAAAAAATTGGACGCCTTAAGCAACGGTATTCAAGGGTCTCCGGTCAATACCAAATCAATGTCGTCAAAGATGAGCAAACCGACAACGCTACTAAACTAACCTGGCAACGCCAAACCGACCAGGATAACCGCAATGATCTGCCGGGCGTATATTGTTTGAGAACATCCCATAAAGATTTGGACGAGAAAACGCTGTGGCAGACGTACACAATGTTGACTGACCTGGAAGCCGTATTTCGTTCATTGAAATCGGAATTGGGCATTCGGCCGGTATTCCATCAGGTGACCGAACGTGTCACCGGGCATCTTTTTATAAGTGTTCTGGCGTACCATTTGGTTCATAGCGTTCGATATCGACTGAAACAATCACAGATTAACAGTAGTTGGTCTCAATTGAGAAATCAGCTCGAAGGCCAAAACCGGGTGACAGTTTCAATGCAATGCAAGGATGGTCAAACCGTTCATATCAGAAAAAGCACACGGCCAGAACCCAGACAACAAGAAATTTATAAAGCTTTGGAGATAAGTCTATATCCAGGACCGGTGATTAAAAATATTTTTAAACAAAAGTAG